One window of Tenacibaculum maritimum NCIMB 2154 genomic DNA carries:
- a CDS encoding OstA-like protein — translation MKKIFFLLALITSVSYSQTKKIKILSSEISTADEEQFPGATILIGHVKIAHEGATLDCKKALLYKKENLFKAVGEVVIEQGDSIIQYSDFTNYNGNTQKITSWGNVEINDKEMKLSTDTLHFDRKKQLLYYPDGGTIKDSKNTLKSYEGTYALKAKKFTAKNNVTVTNSENELTSDYLDYYTDTKFAYLYGPSTILNVKDSTQIYCERGFYDTNTDISYFVKNAKLSSKQKTIEADSLYYDKRKGFASATSNIKILDTVQNFITKGNYAELFEKKDSLFIVDKAVAISVFEKDSMYVHGDTLLVTGKPKKRMIRAYHNVKIFKSDLQGKCDSLHTNEENGVTKLFVNPVLWSGKSQMTGDLIQLLSDTNTNKLDSLKILNNAFVIQKDTLSKENFNQIKGRNMYGKFIENRLKKLLVKGNAESVYYNRNQDTQQLETITKEIASDIEFVMENNEISQTKYFKKSEGKTYPPSKFPLDDKKLKGFIWRENEQPKIMKDIFNNDAPSKQFSPKKRNNAIKKAKEEFFSNEKSLINTKKRSTK, via the coding sequence TTGAAAAAAATATTCTTCTTATTAGCTCTTATTACATCTGTTAGCTATTCTCAAACTAAAAAAATTAAAATTCTTTCTTCGGAAATTAGTACCGCTGATGAGGAGCAATTTCCTGGAGCTACTATTTTAATTGGTCATGTAAAAATAGCTCATGAAGGCGCCACTTTAGATTGTAAAAAAGCACTTTTATATAAAAAAGAGAATTTATTTAAAGCTGTTGGTGAAGTAGTCATTGAACAAGGAGATAGTATTATACAATACAGTGATTTTACAAATTATAACGGAAATACACAAAAAATAACTTCTTGGGGAAATGTAGAAATTAATGATAAAGAAATGAAGCTATCAACAGATACCTTACATTTTGATAGAAAAAAACAACTTCTTTATTATCCTGATGGAGGAACCATCAAAGATTCTAAAAACACCTTGAAAAGCTATGAAGGAACTTATGCTTTAAAAGCAAAAAAATTTACTGCAAAAAATAATGTTACCGTCACGAATTCTGAAAATGAGCTCACTTCTGATTACTTAGATTATTATACTGATACCAAATTTGCCTATTTATATGGACCTTCAACCATTTTGAATGTAAAGGATAGTACTCAAATTTATTGTGAGCGAGGGTTTTATGACACCAATACCGATATTTCTTATTTTGTTAAAAATGCAAAATTATCTTCAAAGCAAAAGACTATTGAAGCTGATAGCTTGTATTATGACAAACGTAAAGGATTCGCTTCTGCTACTAGCAATATAAAAATACTTGATACTGTTCAAAATTTTATTACCAAAGGTAATTATGCTGAGCTGTTTGAAAAAAAAGACTCTCTTTTTATAGTTGACAAAGCTGTTGCTATCTCTGTGTTTGAAAAAGATTCTATGTACGTTCACGGAGATACTCTTTTGGTTACAGGAAAGCCTAAAAAACGTATGATAAGAGCTTATCATAATGTAAAAATATTCAAATCTGACTTGCAAGGTAAGTGTGACTCACTTCATACTAACGAAGAAAATGGCGTTACCAAGCTTTTTGTAAATCCCGTACTTTGGTCTGGTAAAAGCCAGATGACTGGAGATCTAATCCAATTACTTTCTGATACTAATACAAATAAATTAGATTCTTTAAAAATTTTAAATAATGCATTTGTCATACAAAAGGATACCTTATCTAAAGAGAACTTTAATCAAATAAAAGGTAGAAATATGTATGGTAAGTTTATCGAAAATAGGCTTAAAAAACTACTTGTTAAAGGGAATGCGGAATCTGTTTACTATAATAGAAATCAAGATACTCAACAACTGGAAACAATTACCAAAGAAATAGCTAGTGACATTGAATTTGTTATGGAAAATAATGAGATTAGTCAGACAAAGTATTTTAAGAAATCAGAAGGAAAGACCTATCCTCCTTCTAAGTTTCCTTTAGACGATAAAAAATTAAAAGGATTCATTTGGAGAGAAAATGAGCAACCCAAAATAATGAAAGATATTTTTAATAACGATGCTCCTTCTAAACAGTTTTCTCCTAAAAAAAGAAACAACGCTATAAAAAAGGCCAAAGAGGAATTTTTTTCAAATGAAAAAAGCTTAATAAATACCAAAAAACGAAGTACGAAATAA